The sequence GGCTGAGGAGGAAAGCCCCACGCCAGCCGAACCGGAAATGTCACCGGAAGAACGCAAGCAAAAACTGCAACAGGTTCAAGCCGCGATCGCGAAACGGAACCAAGAACGTGATGGCATCTTGGTCAATGTGCCCGCAACCTTGGTGATGAAAGAACGAGCGGAAATCCGTCCGGCTCACATCCTGATCCGTGGTGCTTACGATGCCCCCGGCGAAGTGGTCAGCCGCGACACGCCTTCGTTCTTGCCACCGATGCCAACGACCGATGACCCAAACGCCACCAAAACGCGGATGGACCTGGCACGCTGGATGGTCGATCCTACCAACCCGTTGACCGCACGCGTCGCGGTCAATCGTTTTTGGCAACAATTGTTCGGCGTGGGGTTGGTCAAAACCTCCGAGGACTTCGGCGCTCAAGGGCAGCTGCCGTCGCACCCCAAGTTGCTCGATCACCTGGCCATCGACTTCATCGAATCTGGGTGGAACGTGCAAGCGTTGATGCGTTCGATGGTCAACACGCAGGCGTACCAGCAAACGTCGATCGCACCGTCGGACGACTACAAGTCCGACCCGCAGAACCGGTGGCTGGCTCGTGGGTCACGTTATCGACTAGATGCCGAAGTCATTCGCGACCAAGTGCTTTCCGTCTGTGGACTCCTCAGCCCCACGATGTACGGCAAGAGCGTCAAACCACCGCAACCGGAAGGCCTGTGGAAGATCGTTGCGATGCCAACTTCGTATCCCAACAGCTACGTCCCCGATTCGGGCGAAAAAACAGTTCGCCGAAGCGTCTACACGTTTTGGAAGCGAGGTTTGCCACCGCCACAAATGACCATTTTCGATGCCCCCAACCGTGACAGTTGCATCGCCAGGCGAGAACGCACCAACACGCCGCTGCAAGCGTTGATGATGATGAACGAGCCTCAGTTTTTCAGCGCGTCGACGACATTTGCCAAACGCTTGCTCGATGATGAATCGCTGAATGCCGACGAGGGCGGCAATCAAAAACGCTTGGCCGCTGCCTACGAGACGATCACGTCGCGTCCGCCAACCGACGCGGCTCTCGAGTCGTTGTCACAATCGCTCGACACCTTTCAAGCGTTGTATGAATCACAGCCGGCCGAAGCCACCTCGCTCGTGCAACGATGCACGGACCCAGCCGTCCAGTCCGTGACTTCCGTGCCCGACCAAATCCGCTTGGCCGCATGGACGATGGTGGTCCATTCCATCTTGAATCTGGATTGTGTTCGAACCAGGGAATGACCTCCCGCTTCGCCCCGCAAGCCAAATCGCCGAATTCGACCTGCCTCTTCAATGACCTCGCCATGAACGTCTCTCAAAACCACGCTCTTCCAACCCTCGCCAACCTGTCCGGTCGGCGACAGTTCCTGCAGCACGCCGGGATGGGACTGGGAGCGGCAGCGTTGGGTTCGATCGTCGCGCGGGCACAAGCCAACGAAGCCGTCTCGGCGGAGAAGCCCGTGGCAGCGGATTTGAAAGCGGGCGAAATGGCGGGACTGCACTTTCCCGCCAAAGCCAAACGGGTGATCTTCCTGTTCATGGCGGGGGCTCCCAGCCAAATGGATTTGTTTGATTACAAACCCGAGCTCGCCAAGCAGTTCAAACAGCCGCTGCCGCCCAGCGTCAGCAACGGGCAACGCGTCACCGCGATGACTCGCGGCCAGGAACAAATCATCGCGCCATCGATGTTTGAATTTTCGCGACATGGAGAAAACGGCGTCCACCTCAGCGAACTGTTGCCGCACCTTGGAACCGTGATCGATGACATTTGCCTGATTCGTTCCACGCACACCGACGCGATCAATCACGACCCTGGCAAGACGCTGTTCTGCACCGGATCCGAGATCCCCGGCAAAGCGAGCCTGGGATCCTGGCTGAGCTATGGCCTCGGCCGGATGAACGAAAACCTGCCCGACTTCATCGTCCTCAATTCGGCGTTTTGGAGCGGTGACAAAGCCAACATCCAAGCACTCTACAGTCGCCTGTGGGGATCGGGTTATCTGCCTTCCAAACATCAAGGCGTCTCGTTCCAACCCTCCGGTGATCCCGTCTTGTTTCTCTCCAATCCCCAAGGAGTGAACCGCGAAAGCCGGCAGAAGATGCTGGACCTGGTCACGGATCTGAATCGCCAACACATGCAGCAAAGCGGTGACCCTGAAATCCTGACCACCATTGCGCAGCAAGAGATGGCATTTCGGATGCAAGCGTCTGTGCCCGAACTGACTGATCTGAGCCAAGAAACCGAAGACACCTTGGCGATGTACGGCCCCGAAGTTCACAAGAGCGGCTCGTTCGCACGCAACTGTTTGATGGCACGCCGCATGGTCGAACGCGACGTGCGGTTCGTGCAACTGTTTCACCGCGGTTGGGATCACCACTCGCACCTGCCCAAGAAAATTCGTGGCCAGGCGTACGACGTGGATCAACCCTGTGCCGCACTGATTCGCGACTTGCGGCAGCGGGGGATGCTCGATGACACCCTGGTCGTGTTCGCGGGCGAGTTTGGACGCACGACTTACTGCCAAGGCAAACTGACGCACAAAGATTACGGACGCGATCACCATCCACGTTGCTTCACGACTTGGATGGCGGGTGGGGGTGTCAAAGGCGGCATCGCCCACGGGGTCACCGATGACTTCAGCTACAACGTGGTCGAGAACCCGGTTCATGTGCGCGATTTCAACGCCACCATCCTGCATCAACTGGGAATCAACCACGAACGACTGACGTTCCCATTCTTGGGACTGGATCAACGTTTGACGGGTGTGGAAGAAGCCCATGTCATCCACGACATATTGGCCTGATGCCAAATCGCGAATCGCACCCCCTCGACGATTCACCGTTGTTTGAAATCGGTCGAAGACGGTGTTGCCCAAACCAAGTCGAGACGCGTCCTTCATTCACGACGGCCCCGTCCGGGGCGAGGTTGCATGCATGGCTCCGGCGGAGTTCTCGTGGATCGCCCGGTTCGGAAGCCTCGAGAACACTGACGCATTGAGAGATCGAGCATGGTCAATTTGTTCCGCCGGCACTAGGATTTTGAAGCACACGCCAGGCTGGATTGCGGAGCAATCCAGGACACTCCCAATGCGAGCGGACTTAGAACTGCGTCATGGATTTCACCGCAATCGATTTTGAAACGGCGACGCGTCGCTCCGACAGTGCTTGCCAATTGGCGGCGGTCCGTGTTCGCGGCGGTGAGATCGTTGACTCGGTAAGTTGGCTCATTCGGCCGCGACCGTTTGTGTTTTCACCAGCCAACATTCAGATTCACGGCATCACCCCCGGCATGGTGCGTGACGAGTCCGAATTTGGCGAGCTTTGGCCGGACATCCAATCCACGCTGGGCGATGATTGCTTGATCGCTCACAACGCCAGTTTTGATCTCGGCGTGTTGATGGCGTGCTTGGAATCGCATGATCATCCCGTTCCGGAAATGCAATACAGTTGCACGCGAGCGATCGCTCGGCGGACTTGGCCCCAGCAACCTCGGTTTGGTTTGAAACCGCTGTCGGATTGGTTGGGCATTCGGTTCCGTCACCACGATGCCCTCGAGGATTCAGTCGCCTGCGCCAAAATCGCTTTGGCGGCAGCAGAAGACTCGGGCGTGACCAGCCTCGAAGAATTGGAATCCAAGCTCTCCCTTTCGCGAGGAACGGCCGGCGAATGGGGCAAGAAAGGCCCGACGACGCGACGTGCTTCCAGCAGACGAAAATCGTCCGCGCGACGCCCGTCCACGCCAGCCTCCGCCGTCGCGATCGCTGGGTCAACGGTCGCCACCGCAACCATCCCATCCCCCTCGCTCTCATCCGCCCCGACGCGAACCTGCGGGATCAGTGACAGCGGCGTGGATCTGCAGCGGTTGATGATCCGGGCGGATTTCATTCGTCCGTTGGAAGGTCGAAAAGTCGTCTTCACCGGCCTGCTGACCAAACTGCAGCGAGAAGAGGCCGAATTGCTGACTTCGCGTTGCGGCGGAAAGTGCCAATCCAGCGTTTCTCGAAAAACGGACTTGGTCGTCGTTGGTGAACTGGATTCGCGAACGATCCAGGCCGGGCGCACGATGAGCACCAAGGAAGCCACCGCTCGGCAATTGGCCGCCGAGGGAACTGCTCTGAAAATCATGACGGAGCAGGAGTTCTTGGAAATGATCATCGCAATGTGAACATTCGTCCTAAGGATGAATTCCCCACCAATTCAGGCTCGCATCGTGAATCGGGCCGCGACTTCGCGACGAATCGATTTTGATCGGATCCCGGTCCTCTGCGCCGAGGACAAACCGTGTTATCCTTCCCGAAATTTTCACGGCAGGCGTCGTTGAATCAGGGCCCCCGCAGCCGGTGGCTCTCAACCGAATCGCCCGCCATTCGAGCCCCTCCGCCCTCTTTTGGGATCGTTTCCGTGCCGCGTCGCGACGACATCAAGAAGATTCTGCTCATTGGTAGTGGCCCGATTGTGATCGGCCAAGCTTGCGAATTCGATTACTCCGGAACGCAAGCCTGCAAAGCATTGCGTGAAGAGGGTTATGAGGTCGTGCTGGTCAACAGCAACCCAGCGACGATCATGACCGATCCGGCAACCGCTGACGCAACGTACATCGAACCGCTGACTTGGCAGATGGTCGAAAAGGTCATCGCCAAAGAACGCCCGGATGCCTTGCTGCCGACCCTCGGCGGCCAAACCGGCCTCAACGTCGCGATGGACCTGGACGCCAACGGTGTGTTGGAAAAATACGGCGTTGAAATGATCGCCGCCAACGCCAAGGTCATCGCCAAAGCGGAAGAACGCGAGCAGTTCAAACAGGCGATGGACAAAATCGGTCTGGACGTCTGCAACGGCTTCACCGTCCGAACGCTTGCCGACGCTCGCAAAGCCCTCGCAGAAGTGGGCTTGCCCGCCGTCGTCCGACCATCGTTCACAATGGGCGGCAGTGGCTCAGCGATTGCCTACAACAAAGACGACTTCGACTCGTTGGTGCAAAACGGGCTGGACCAATCGCCCGTGACGGAAGTCTTGATCGAAGAATCGATCATCGGCTGGAAAGAGTACGAGATGGAAGTCATGCGTGACCGCGACGACAACGTCGTGATCATCTGCGCCATCGAAAACTTTGACCCCATGGGTGTTCACACCGGTGACTCGATCACCGTCGCCCCCGCTCAAACGCTGAGCGACAAAGAATACCAACGGATGCGCGACGCCTCGATGGCAGTCATCCGGGAGATCGGTGTCGAAACGGGCGGCAGCAACATTCAGTTCGCCATCGAGCCTGACACCGGCCGAATGATCGTGATTGAAATGAACCCGCGGGTCAGCCGCAGCTCGGCTCTGGCCAGCAAAGCGACGGGGTTCCCAATTGCGAAAATCGCGGCGAAGTTGGCCGTGGGGTACCGGTTGTGGGAATTGCCCAACGACATCACCCAGAAAACCAAAGCCTGTTTCGAACCGACGATCGACTACGTCGTCACCAAGATGCCGCGATTCGCGTTCGAGAAGTTCCCCGAAGCCGACGCGACGCTGACCACGCAAATGAAATCGGTCGGCGAAACCATGTCGATCGGCCGCACATTCCAGGAATCCTTCCAGAAAGCTCTGCGAGGACTGGAAGTCGGTGCGTTTGGATTCGGCAGCGATCCCAAGGATCTCTGGGGAACCGAAGACCAACCCAGCCGCGACGAAATCCGATCGAAGCTGTCGATTCCTGGTTCAGAACGCGTTTTCTACATCCGCTACGCGTTCAAAGACGGGATGACCGCGGCTGAGATTCACTCGCTGACCAACATCGACCCGTGGTTTCTGGATCACCTGCAACAACTGATCGAAACCGAAGACAACCTGCGCTCGATTGGCAAGCTGGACGCAATCGATGCGGACACCATGCGAGACGCCAAACGTCGAGGGTTCTCGGATCGTCAAATCGCGACAATCACGTCGAAGACGGAATCACAAGTGCGTGCCAAACGCCTGGAGTTGGACATTCGTCCGGTCTACAAGAGTGTCGATACCTGTGCGGCTGAATTCGAAGCCTTCACACCGTATTACTACAGCACCTACGAATCCGAAACCGAAGTGCCAGCCAAGGGCGACAAAAAACGGGTCGTGATTTTGGGTGGTGGCCCCAACCGAATTGGCCAGGGCATCGAGTTTGATTACTGCTGCTGCCACGCGTCGTTTGCCCTGCAAGAGATGGGCATCGAATCGATCATGGTCAACAGCAACCCAGAAACCGTCAGCACGGACTACGACACCTCGGACATCCTGTTCTTCGAGCCGTTGACGATCGAAGACGTGCTGAACATCTGCGATGCGATGCAGCCCGACGGTGTGATCGTTCAGTTTGGCGGTCAAACCCCACTCAACTTGGCGCGTGGATTGGAACAAGCCGGGGTGCCGATCATCGGCACCAGCGTCGACACGATCGACGCGGCCGAGGACCGCGAATTGTTCAGCAGCCTGATCGACGAACTCGGTCTGCGGCAACCGCCATCGGGCATCGCTCGCAACATGGACGAAGCACGCGTGGAAGCCAAACGAATTGGCTATCCCGCCCTCGTCCGTCCCAGCTTTGTGCTCGGCGGCCGCGCGATGGAAATCTGCTACGACAATGCCCAATTCGCTCGCTACGTTGCCGAAGCTTTCATCGTCGCCGATGGACAACCGGTGCTGATCGACCGATTCCTCGAAGACGCCACCGAAGTCGACGTCGACGCCATCAGCGACGGCAACGACTGTGTGATCATGGGGATCATGGAACACATCGAAGAAGCCGGTGTTCACTCCGGCGACTCGGCGTGCTGCATCCCACCGTTCAGTTTGACCCAACCGGTGCTGGCCGAAATTCGCGATGCAACTCGCAAACTGGCCGCTCGGCTGAACGTGATCGGCCTGATGAACATCCAGTTTGCCGTCAAGCTCGAAGGCTCCCAGCCAACACTTTACATTCTTGAAGTGAACCCGCGAGCCAGCCGCACCGTGCCGTTCGTCGCCAAAGCGACGGGTGTTCCCGTGGCGAACATCGCGACCAAAGTCATGGCCGGCCAAACGCTGAAAGAACTCGGCGTCACCGAGGAGCCGATCCCACGCCACGTCTCGATCAAAGAGAGCGTGTTGCCGTTCCGGAAATTTGCCGGCGTCGACATTGTGCTCGGCCCCGAAATGCGGAGCACGGGCGAAGTCATGGGCGTCAGCGAACTGTTCTCAATCGCATTTGCGAAGAGCCAACTGGCTGCGGGAACCGTGCTGCCGGAATCTGGCAAGATCTTCTTGTCGCTGTCCGCCAACCACAAAGAATCCGCCGAATCGCTCGGCAAGTCGCTGATCGACTTGGGTTTCGAATTGCTGGCCACCGAGGGCACCGCCGTCCGGTTGGAAGAATCTGGCGTTGCGGTGACCCGCGTCAAAAAGCTGTCCGAGGGTCACCCGAACCTGATCGACTACCTCAAGAACGACGACGTTCAGCTGATCCTGAACACACCGTCGGGCAAGGGTGCTCGAACTGACGAGGGCAAGATCCGAGCTGCCGGGGTTCAACACGGGGTGCCATGCATCACGACGCTGGCCGCCGCCGAAGCGGCCGTCCGAGCCATGGTGGCGATGCGAGACACGCCGATGGAAGTTGAGTCACTCCAACGTCGATACGCTCAGAACATCTGAAGCGAAATGGAAACGTTTGAGGAAACAGTCGCCCACCGGCGGCTGTTTCCGTTCCCAGACGATGCTTTGCGCCATTAAGATGGGGGCCTCATCCCCCATTGTTCAGGCGACAAAGACATGGTTCATCGGAAAAATCTTTTCAGAGGCATCCTGCTTGCAGCGATGTTCCTGACTGCCCCCACGTTTGCTGCTGATCCAGTTCACTTCAGCAGCCAAGCAGGGGCGACGGTCACCTACAAGATCAACATTCAGATCGGCATCGGCAAAGACGCGGGCAAGTATCCCGGCACGTTGACCTATCAAGTCAAATCAGCCACGCCTGAGCTGATTCAGTTGACCGCGACCGGCGACCTGCAGGGCAAAGCATCCCGCCCCTCGTCTTTCTTTCGCAGCAGCAACGACTCACCGTTGCCGACCCTCGAGTCGGCATCTTGTCGCGGAGCCTTGCTTGGAATCACGCCGCTGGGCAAAGTCGAAGTGGTCCAGCGTGACGACATGCTTGGGCTGGTGCTTGGCACCATCGGCCAACTTGCGATTGCTCCCCTCCCGCCTGCGGCCGCGGCTCCCGTCAATCCACGCGCCGCGCAAAAGGGTGCGGATGTCGCGGTGACTTGGGATGTCTCCGACACGACCACGATCGCTCGCGTTAGCAGCCCCTTCGGGATGACACCCTCATTCGCCAGCCGAGCGGGAATCGACAATAAAAAGCTTTCCATCGCGACTGAGAAGTGGAAGTATGTCGCTCATCCAGCGGTCCGGAACCGGATGAAGATCGACCACCAATACGAGTTGTCAGCGCCGGATTCGGATCCCCCACTCAAGATGCAAGGCGAGGGCATCGCGTTCTTCAACTTGGAAGATGGCTTCTATGAGCAACTGCAAATCAATCGCGTGTTGTTCCAGGTCGACGACGGCGTGGAAGTGAAGGTGCCGGTTTCCATCACGGTCGTTCGCGAAACGGAGCAAGAACGAGCCGCCAAAATTGCCGCGGCAAAGGAAGCGGCCCTCAAACGCACGCGTCCATTCACCGACATCGAACGCCGACAATGGCTACAAGCGTTGGCGCCAGGCTCGTCGGCTGCGGCAGCCCATCGTGCGATGTCAGATCTCAATTCTCGGAATCAACGCCAAGATCCCGAACTCGCCCAAGCACTCCTGAAACGCGCCGAGATCTCTGACAAAAACATGCAGCCGTTCTACTACTCAGCGGCGGGTCGTTTCGACGAATCGATCAAGCAAATGGCGGAGGACCGTCGCGATTACAGCCGTGGGATTGGGACGGTGAAGCGGACCGGCGCCCCAGTCACGACCGCCAGTCGTTTGGTTGTCGGCCAGATTCTGGCGAAATCGCGAGAACGGTTCAGCGGCCACGAAGCGGTGGAAGTCAAAGAGATCCATGACCGCAACGAAGTTTCAGTGCAGCCCGTCGGTGGGCACGGCCGGGTGGAACGCGTCAACGTCTCGCTGCTGCGTTATCCCCCTGACACGGTTCCACAACCCGTCCATGTGCGGGCGGCACCACGGGCCCGGCGTGTCGCTCCCAAACCCCGGGTGGTGATGGAGGAACCGGAGGAGAACGACGAAGTGGAAGATGAATCCGAACCGGAAATGGATGCCATCCGAACCTGGACCGACAAAACGGGGAAATTCAAGATCGAGGCGTCGTTCCTGGCGGTGAAAGACGGCAAGCTTCGCCTGAAATCCGCCGATGACAAAACGATCGAAATCCCGCTGGCGGCCCTCTCGAAGAAGGACGTGGACCTCGCGGAACAATTCCAAGAGGAATCCGAAGCCCCCGCCAATCCGTTTCAAGTTGTGACGGAATAGCAATCAGCGTCAGGACGCCAGGCTGCCCCCTCACCTTGCGAGCTGCCTCGGTCAACCCAACCGCGGAGAAGGCAATTGAAAAAGTTAAATTGACAATTGTAAATTTCAAATTGTTGGTTGAAGGGCAGCTACTTCGGGTTTTGGAGATTTGCCTTTGCCGTCACAACAGATTTCCCAATGATGTTGCACAGTTGGATGCACTCATCGAGAAGCGGTTTGATGCGGTCATCGGAAAGCATCTCCGACCTTAGAATTAGCTTGACCCAAGTTCGCGATTCACGAAGTTCCTTCAACGCGATCCCCAGCTTGTGAACAAAGTCCTTCTTGCTTTCAGCGGCACACGCTTCGGCATAGTTTGGTGCGGGCGAAGTGCCACTTCGCACCAGCTGGCCAGCGATGTGCCGCCCCAGGCGGGTCTCCGGCAACGCTTCGACCAATTTCCCGACGCGTGTCGCGAAATCCAGTAGCCGATCTTCTAAATCTTCACCACGCTGATCCATTGGGTCGCTCGCCGGCTGGAGAACAAACAAATTTACAATTTCCAATTGTCAATTTAACTTTTTCAATGACCCAGATTGGCGGGTAGCGGTTCCTTCATTTTGCACCGCTTCCCCCGACAACTTCCGAGGGCGAAGAAAACGGGTTTTGGAGACATGGTTCCCAGGAAACTGGACTGGCTTAGAATCTAGGGCTCACGGCCACGAAATGGGGTCGTTTTTCGCCAGCCTTTCTCGTCATCCGTCTGATTTGAATGACTTCCGATCTCACTGCTGCCACTGATTCTCCCGCCGAGCCGCTTGATCGTTCCAAGTATCGGTTGTTGGTCGTCGACAACGAGGCTGCTCATGCGCGAGCGATGACGGAGAGCCTGGAAAAAGTGGGCTACGTTTGCGAGGTCGCGACCAGCGGCCCCGATGCCGCCGCTCTGATCCAGCGAGAAACGTTTGACATCATCATCACGGACATGGTGATGAACGACGTTGACGGAATGAAAATCCTCGCCTTGGCCAACGAACGGTTGCCCGAATGCGAAGTCGTGATGGTCACCGGCCATGCGACCGTGCCGATCGCTGTCGAAGCCATGCAGCTGGGCGCGTTCAACTTCCTCGAAAAACCGATCACGCCGAGCCGGTTGCGAGCCATCGTTGAAAAGGCCGCCGAGAACGTCGAACTGCGACGCCAAAACACCGAGTTGATGCAGCGACTCGATGAGCGATTTGGCTTTGAAGGCATCATCTACACCAGCAAGAAGATGCAGACGGTCATCGATCGTCTGCGTCGAATCGCGGCCACCGACGCAACCGTGCTGATCACCGGGGAATCCGGAACCGGCAAAGAGATGGTGGCGCAAGCGATCCACCAGAACAGCCCTCGGAAGAACAAACGGATCGTCGCGCTCAATACCCGGGCCGTTTCCGAAAACCTGGTCGAAAGCGAGCTGTTCGGTCACGTCAAAGGCTCGTTCACCGACGCGGTGTCCGACCGGGAAGGGGCGTTCGAATACGCCAACGGAGGCACTCTGTTTCTGGATGAAGTCGGCGACATGCCGATGAGCACCCAGATCAAACTGCTGCGAGTGCTGGAAGAAAGCCAGATCACTCGCGTCGGTGGCAACAAATCCATCAAGGTCAACGTTCGCCTGATCTCGGCCACCAACCGACCGCTCGAAGAGATGATCGATGCAGGAACGTTCCGCAACGACCTCTACTTCCGACTGAAAGTCGTGACGATCGAACTGCCGCCGCTGCGTGAACGCCGCGACGATGTGATCACGCTGATGGACCATTTCCGCAAGATGTTCCTGCGGCGGCACGGGAAGTCCTCTGCCCATTTCACCCCTGCGGTGACCAAGAAGTTCTTCGCCTATGACTGGCCCGGCAACATCCGTCAGCTCCGGAACTTTGTCGAAACCATGGTGGTACTGGACACCGATGGGTCGCTCGACGAAGACGACTTGCCACCTGAACTGATTGATGAGACTCCCCAGGAAGGCAGCGACGCGACAACCCCAGCCTTGATCGAAGGCTCCATGAGTTTCGTTGGAAAGCCGCTTGCCGAGATTGAACGCTGGGCGATCGAAGAAACGCTGAAGATGACCGGCAACAATCGCGAAGAGGCCGCCAAGATCCTTCAGATCGGCGCCCGGACCCTCTACCGCCGTCTCGACCAATACAAAAAAGATGAAGACGAAGCGAATTCCTAGACCAGCCTCTCGTCGCATCAACCAACTCTGACTGAAAACATTTCTCTCACTTCCAACTGACATCGGATCCAACATGCAACCTTTGCCTTTCCCTTCGTTGACGCTGACCGCCGAAGCAAAACTTGACCTCGCCAAAGCAGGTGTGTTGGTCCTCGGCGTCGAACCGGCCGGGGATTCGGAGGATTCATCCGACGGCAAAGCAACTGCGAAGTGCGTCGCGCTCTCCACGCTGCCTGAATCGCTCGCCAAGACCGTGCAAAACGCGTGTGACTCCGGTCAAGTGAATGGCAAACCGGGTGAGCTGACCAGCTTCGCCACCGGCGACCCTCAAACACCTTGGATCGTGCTCGCTGGATTGGGTGCGAGCGACAAACGCACTCGCGGATCCGCCATCGAACTGGGCGCTGCGGTGGTTCGTAGCTTGGTCAGCAAACCTCGCCCACAAATCACATTTGCCTTGGGCGAGGGTGTCGCCGCCGACAATCACGATGCGGTCGTCGCTGGTGCGGTCTCCGGTTGCGAAGGTCAGCACCTGTATCAACGCGAACCAGCCGTCTCGGTTCCCGACGCGATCGCGTTCGTTGGTTACTCAACCGAAGCCGTTTCGCGTGGCGAAAAACTCGGCCAATCGATCAATCACACCCGGCGTTTGGTCAACGAGCCACCATCGATCATGAACCCAACGGGGTTCGCTCAGTACGCTGAAAAGATCGCCAGCGACTGCGGACTGAAGTGCGAAATCTGGGACGAGAAAAAACTGGAAGCCGAAAACTGCCGCGCGATTTTGGCCGTCGGCCGAGCGTCAACCAGCCCACCGCGTTTGGTGATGCTGCGTCACGATGGCGGTGACGACGAAGCCCCCCTCGTGATCGTCGGCAAAGGCGTCACGTTTGACTCCGGCGGTCTGTCACTCAAACCCAGCGATGGCATGGTCGACATGAAGTGTGACATGGCTGGTGCAGCAACCGTTGTCGGCGTGATGAACGCTCTGGCGAAACTGAAGGTTCCCCGCAACGTCATCGGGCTTTGTGGGCTGGCCGAAAACATGGTCAGTGGCGACAGCTACAAACTCGGCGACGTGATCGAAACCCGCAGCGGAAAAACGATCGAGATCCTCAACACCGACGCAGAAGGCCGCGTGGTTTTGGCCGACACCTTGGACGTCGCGGTCCAACAAAATCCCCAAGCGATCGTCGACCTGGCCACGCTCACCGGAGCTTGCATGGTGGCACTGGGAATCGATGTCGCTGGATTGATGACCAACAACCAAGCCCTTTGCGACGCGGTTCAAAGCGCAGCGGAATCCGAGTGCGAACCCGTTTGGCAATTGCCGATGTTCTCGCTGTACGACGACAAAGTCAAAAGCAAGGTGGCCGACATCAAGAACGTCGGCGAAGGTCGCTGGGG is a genomic window of Rhodopirellula islandica containing:
- a CDS encoding sigma-54-dependent transcriptional regulator, translated to MTSDLTAATDSPAEPLDRSKYRLLVVDNEAAHARAMTESLEKVGYVCEVATSGPDAAALIQRETFDIIITDMVMNDVDGMKILALANERLPECEVVMVTGHATVPIAVEAMQLGAFNFLEKPITPSRLRAIVEKAAENVELRRQNTELMQRLDERFGFEGIIYTSKKMQTVIDRLRRIAATDATVLITGESGTGKEMVAQAIHQNSPRKNKRIVALNTRAVSENLVESELFGHVKGSFTDAVSDREGAFEYANGGTLFLDEVGDMPMSTQIKLLRVLEESQITRVGGNKSIKVNVRLISATNRPLEEMIDAGTFRNDLYFRLKVVTIELPPLRERRDDVITLMDHFRKMFLRRHGKSSAHFTPAVTKKFFAYDWPGNIRQLRNFVETMVVLDTDGSLDEDDLPPELIDETPQEGSDATTPALIEGSMSFVGKPLAEIERWAIEETLKMTGNNREEAAKILQIGARTLYRRLDQYKKDEDEANS
- a CDS encoding leucyl aminopeptidase, which codes for MQPLPFPSLTLTAEAKLDLAKAGVLVLGVEPAGDSEDSSDGKATAKCVALSTLPESLAKTVQNACDSGQVNGKPGELTSFATGDPQTPWIVLAGLGASDKRTRGSAIELGAAVVRSLVSKPRPQITFALGEGVAADNHDAVVAGAVSGCEGQHLYQREPAVSVPDAIAFVGYSTEAVSRGEKLGQSINHTRRLVNEPPSIMNPTGFAQYAEKIASDCGLKCEIWDEKKLEAENCRAILAVGRASTSPPRLVMLRHDGGDDEAPLVIVGKGVTFDSGGLSLKPSDGMVDMKCDMAGAATVVGVMNALAKLKVPRNVIGLCGLAENMVSGDSYKLGDVIETRSGKTIEILNTDAEGRVVLADTLDVAVQQNPQAIVDLATLTGACMVALGIDVAGLMTNNQALCDAVQSAAESECEPVWQLPMFSLYDDKVKSKVADIKNVGEGRWGGAITAAKFLENFVADVPWVHIDIAGPAFVDSPKPHRDAGATGVMVRSLVRWIENAS